From a single Rutidosis leptorrhynchoides isolate AG116_Rl617_1_P2 chromosome 5, CSIRO_AGI_Rlap_v1, whole genome shotgun sequence genomic region:
- the LOC139847003 gene encoding LOW QUALITY PROTEIN: heptahelical transmembrane protein 4-like (The sequence of the model RefSeq protein was modified relative to this genomic sequence to represent the inferred CDS: inserted 1 base in 1 codon; substituted 1 base at 1 genomic stop codon) → MLRLDYAGIAALISTSFYPPIYYSFMCHPFFLNLYLSFITLLGIATIMVSLLPVFDRPEYRNIRTGLFLGMGLSGAGPIVHKLILFWNQPEAVYTTGYEILMGVLYGMGSLIYATRIPERWMPXKFDIAGHSHXFFHVLVVAGAYTHYRAWLVYLKWRDIEGC, encoded by the exons ATGCTCCGTCTCGATTACGCGGGCATCGCCGCCTTAATATCCACCTCATTTTACCCACCCATTTACTACTCCTTCATGTGCCACCCATTTTTCCTAAACCTTTACTTAAGCTTCATAACCCTTCTCGGAATCGCAACAATAATGGTTTCACTCTTGCCCGTTTTTGATCGGCCCGAGTATCGAAACATAAGGACCGGGCTTTTTCTCGGGATGGGATTATCGGGTGCAGGCCCGATTGTTCACAAGCTTATTTTGTTTTGGAATCAACCGGAAGCTGTATATACAACCGGGTATGAGATTTTGATGGGTGTGTTATATGGGATGGGTAGTTTGATTTATGCAACGAGGATACCGGAAAGATGGATGCCCTGAAAATTTGATATCGCGGGCCATAGTC AATTTTTTCATGTGCTAGTTGTGGCCGGAGCTTATACTCATTATCGGGCCTGGTTGGTGTATCTAAAATGGAGGGATATTGAAGGTTGTTGA
- the LOC139847977 gene encoding ACT domain-containing protein ACR1-like, with protein MDMGYSSYVNPELESLVDRIHPPRVCIDNDSYQDCTLVKVDSANKHGILLATVQALTDLDLVISKSYICSDGRWFMDVFHVTDQLGNKIIDKNVIHYIQQSICASRRGRTQVKTNSMFKEIKQNHTSSSSSLSSSSSSSMEHMTLEMTTTDRPGLLSEISAVLAELQCHVSAAVVWTHNTRAAFIIHVHDDSNHGTTIMDPHRADRVQAKLLTVVNARHSSSERPSVRFTSPVGEQTHTERRLHQLMMDDKDYQEAVTCSSSLHDKRYEIIVTVENCREKGYSVLNVTSPDRPKLLFDTVCALTDLQYVVFHATVCSKGSVAFQEYYIRNKDGHMLNTTIQREAIIRSIIAAVERRVSHGLRLDVRSRNRSGLLSDVTRVFRENGLSVARAEIGIHGEKAVGSFHVKDVGGHDADPSNVESVKKEIEKFGGAVLVSKGSYNSSSHGNNNTEEDHSRTSLRTLFWSQLERISNKFQSLNS; from the exons GTCGACAGTGCGAATAAGCATGGAATATTGTTAGCCACGGTTCAAGCGCTAACAGATCTTGATTTAGTCATCTCTAAATCATACATTTGTTCCGATGGTCGTTGGTTCATGGATG TGTTCCACGTGACCGATCAACTTGGCAACAAGATTATAGACAAAAACGTTATACATTACATACAACAG TCGATATGTGCAAGTAGAAGAGGGAGGACACAAGTAAAAACAAATAGTATGTTTAAAGAAATCAAACAAAAccacacatcatcatcatcatcattatcatcatcatcatcatcatcaatggaACATATGACGCTTGAGATGACAACAACCGACAGACCAGGCCTTTTGTCCGAGATATCGGCAGTACTAGCTGAACTACAATGTCATGTATCAGCGGCAGTAGTATGGACCCACAACACTCGTGCCGCATTCATAATCCACGTACACGATGACTCGAACCACGGGACAACAATCATGGACCCACACAGGGCGGACCGAGTACAAGCCAAGTTATTGACTGTAGTCAATGCTCGTCACTCGAGCTCTGAGCGACCAAGTGTTAGGTTTACGAGCCCGGTGGGTGAACAAACTCACACCGAGAGACGGCTACATCAACTTATGATGGATGATAAAGATTATCAAGAGGCTGTTACATGTAGTAGTAGTTTACATGATAAAAGGTATGAGATAATAGTAACGGTCGAAAACTGTAGGGAGAAGGGGTATTCGGTTCTTAATGTAACGAGCCCCGACAGACCGAAGTTACTGTTTGACACAGTTTGCGCGCTGACTGATCTGCAATATGTGGTTTTTCATGCAACTGTTTGCTCTAAAGGCTCTGTTGCTTTTCAG GAGTACTACATAAGAAACAAAGATGGGCACATGTTAAATACAACGATTCAGCGGGAAGCAATCATTAGAAGCATAATTGCAGCCGTAGAGCGAAGAGTATCACAT GGGTTGAGGCTAGATGTAAGGAGTCGAAATAGGTCAGGATTGTTATCAGACGTTACGAGGGTGTTTCGTGAAAACGGGCTCTCAGTTGCTAGGGCCGAGATTGGTATACATGGAGAAAAGGCAGTCGGTTCATTTCATGTGAAAGATGTCGGTGGACACGATGCGGACCCCAGTAATGTTGAGTCTGTTAAGAAAGAAATCGAAAAGTTTGGTGGTGCGGTTTTAGTATCAAAAGGGTCTTATAATTCTTCATCTCATGGTAATAACAATACAGAAGAAGATCATTCAAGAACGTCACTAAGGACGTTGTTCTGGTCGCAACTTGAACGAATATCAAACAAGTTTCAGAGCCTAAACTCGTAA